The genomic DNA GGTCTGGCGACGCTTGAAGAAAGCCGTATCAGTCGGGTTGGCTCCCGGATAACCGCCTTCCACATAATCGACGCCGAGCTCTTCCAGCAGCGCGACAATCGACTTCTTGTCCTCCACGGAAAAATCAATGCCGGGTGTCTGCTGCCCATCCCGCAAAGTGGTGTCGTAGATATAGATGCGTTCGCGTGCCATTATTCTGCTCCCCGCATTCGGGCTGGACAATAACCTCCCGTTTCAAGTTTTGTCCGTCCTCGCACGCTTCGCGGCTGCGGGCGGACGGTAAGTGTCTGCTGTCCATCCCGCAGGGTGGTGTCATAGATATAGATGCGCTCGCGTGCCATTGTGCCTGCCTGTCGGTGGGTATGCGGTCCGGTCAACCTTGCTGTTGCGGCCAGCTTTCAGTGTCGTAATCAGGATGCTGATAGGAAATCATCGTTCGTACAAATTCGATGCTCTCCGGATCGCGTTCTGTTGTGTAGCCGGGAAGATTTGCCAGTTCGGCCACATAGGGGAGCCGCTTCTCGACCCCCCATTGAACCGTCGGCTCGATTTCCTCCGGCGCATCGAAAGCACCGATGGCAAGCGCAATCCCGTCGGGCGCTTCGTAGGTAAGCGGCGTGCCGCATTCGGGACAAAAGCCCCGCTGCACATGATTGGACGAACGAAAGCGCTTCGGCTCGTTGCGCGTCCATTCCAGCTTCGCATCGCTCACCGAAACCAGCGGCGCATAGAAATTGCCAAACGCTTTCTGGCACATGCGGCAATGGCAGATCGATGCGGAGCCCATCGCGCCGTCGACGCGAAAGCGAACCGCACCGCACTGGCATCCGCCAGTATAGATCGGTTTGTTATCAAGCGTCATGTCATCCTCCCTGCTCCATAAGCTTGTTAGCCTACCACATCCCAGCTGGTTGTGCGTTCGCCCGTTGCCGGATCCTTGCCATCCTTGAGCTGAACGCCCTCCTGAAGCAGTTCGTCGCGAATGCGATCAGCCTCGGCCCAGTTCTTCTCATTGATGAAGCGCAGACGCTCCGCGATACGTGCTTCGATGGCTTGATGATCCACTTCCGCCTTTGCAAAGACAGGAATATCTTCAGCCATAACGAAATGCGGATCCAACAAGCCCAGCAGCGCCATGCCCTCGCCTAATCCGGTGATATCGCGTGCTTTGAAAGCTTTGCGCAATGCGGTGATCGCCGTCCAGCTGTTCAAATCGTCAGACAAGGCCTCAACGACTTCACCAACTGCGGTCAGCGTTTCCGGTACAGTGAACTTCCTGTCGCGCAGCAAGCCATACCAGCGATGCAGTTCGTCGGCGGATTCTGCCAGACGCTGCGCCGTCCAGTTGATCGGCTCACGATAATGCGTCTGTAGCATCGACAAGCGTGCCGCCAGACCGATCCAGCGATCACGCGCATCCACGTCATCCCATACGCCCAGTTGCGGCAGGCCTTCGTTCAGCACATCGCGAATGGTGATGAAATTGCCGAGCGATTTCGACATCTTCTGCCCTTCGACCTGCAAGAAGCCGTTATGCATCCAGATGTTTGCCATCCGCTCAGTGCCGAATGCGCAGCATGACTGCGCAATTTCGTTCTCGTGATGCGGGAAGACGAGATCGATACCGCCGCCATGAATGTCGAACTGGTTCTTCAGCGGATCATCGCACTTCAATCCGCCACCAAACGGCTCAAGCAGCTTGGCCATCGACATGGCCGAGCACTCGATGTGCCAGCCCGGCCGGCCCAGCACCGCAATCCCCGCAGGAGACGACCAGCCCGGCTCGCCCTCTTTCGACGGTTTCCACAAGACGAAATCCATTTCGTCCCGTTTGTAAGACGCGACGTCAACGCGGGCGCCAGCCAGCATCTCATCCAGCGAACGGCGGGCGAGCGCACCATAACGCGGCCCCTTCCGTTCATTCATGGCGGACGGCGAGAAGAGGACATGGTCCTCAGCCACATAGGCCACACCAAGCTTCACAAGACGATCGATCATCGCGCGCATCTCGTCCATATGCTCGGTTGCACGCGGCTGAACACTGGGCTGCAGATTGCCGAGTGCCGTCACGTCAGCCTGAAACTGCGCATTGGTGCTTTCCGTCACCCGACGAATGGCTTCATTGAAGGCAAGATCAGGGTAATCCCGCGCGGCACGGGCGTTAATCTTGTCATCAACGTCGGTAATGTTGCGCGCATAGGTGACATGTTCTGCGCCATAGACATGACGCAGCAGACGGAACAACACGTCGAAAACGATCACCGGACGGGCATTGCCTATATGCGCGAAGTCATAAACCGTCGGTCCGCAGACATACATGCGCACATTGTCAGCATCGAGAGGAGAAAACTCCTCCTTCATGCGGGTCAGCGTGTTGTACAGACGCAGTTGCGGCGCATAAGCCATTGTAAATATTCCCCAAATAGACCTGTGAAATCAATGCGCAACTGACCGCAGCCGACTGGCCGGGGCGTTATCATCCAATTTTTATGAAAGGGAGACGAAAACGGCCGGGCCAGCAAACTGCTAGCCAATAATAATCGCACAAATACAAATGATCGTGGTCGGCGTTTTCATGGCTGCACTTATCCTCAGCAGGAGTGCTTCCGTCAAGAACTTTCGCTAAGCGGCTGATAGTTTAGTGAGATCACCAAGCATGTTGTATTTTTGCAACCTGCATATCCCCCTTTCCCGCGTTAACCGGAAAACCGCAAAACCGGCTCCAAACAGCCTTCATTCGGTCTCAATCAATCACAAAATGGTGAGCAGGCATTATCGAAAGGAAGGACCAATGTCTAAGAGTGAACTGCAACCCCGCCAAGACCGACTGGTTGATAAATACCGCGAAATCGGGCCTGCCGTGCTTGTTGCAGCATTGCTGAACGCAACGCGGCGCAGCAGCGACGGTCGTAACGACAATCGCCGGCGTTCCATTCTCGCCGTCAAGAAGACAGGCTGAAGAAGGTGATGTCGTTCAGCGCCGAGCCGCGCAGGCTCGGCGATCAGAGTCGGTGGATGCGTAACAAATAGCGCCAGTTCAGCAAGACTGGCGGTCACGGTCAGAACATCGAAAGCTGCCCGCCATTTCCGTCATCGGATTCGGGCTTGTTCTTTCGCTTTGGCTTTGCATGCTCCGAAGGAACCTGTTCCTCTACACGCTCCTGCAAATCGGGCGTTGTGTTGGCCACCTTGTTGACCTTGTCCGACACCGGAATTGCTTCAAAGAAATCATCCTGAGCCGGACGCATGATATCCGCCACTTCGCGCGGCAGAAAACGTTTGCAGTCCAGCCAGCGGGCAAAATCTTCCGGCTGCACAACAACAGGCATCCGTTCATGGATCGGCCGCAACAGGCCGTTGGCACTCGTCGTCAATATGCCTCCGGTATCGATCTGCGATCCGTCCGCACTGCTCCATGTCTCGATCAAGCCGCCAAAAGCGACAATTCCGCCCTTGCGCGGGCGCACCCAGTAGGCTTGAGCCTTGTTCTTGCCCTCACGGCGCCATTCATAGAAACCCGATGCAGGGATCAGGGCGCGCCGATGGTTCAGCGCCGCGCGGAACGAATTCTTCTCTGCAGCCGTCTCGGAGCGGATGTTGAACATGAGCGGCCAGTCGTTCGGGTCTTTGACCCATGACGGGACAAAGCCCCATCGCACCAGCAAGCCGACGCGATCCGGCCTGTTGCTGCCCGGCGGTGGCGTTTCCCCGCCCAGAATAGTCAATATGGGTTGCGTTGGCGCGATGTTGTATCGTGGAGGAAAATCCTCTGCGATCAATGCGGCCGCGAAGGCTTCCAGCTCCTCCCGGCTTGCAGTCAATGAAAAACGTCCACACATGGTAGCCATGTTTAGCGTTTTTCTGCGCCGGTCAAGGGGTGCTTTTCCATTACCAACGGTGTAGCTCTAGCATGATGAAAACAGTTCCCGTAGTTCCGATACCTCTGAAGATTCATGGTGTTTCGCTGATCTGCAGACGCGAAGGGCGCTTCCTTCTGGTCGAGCGCGGGAAGGAGCCGTGGAAAGGCTGGCTTGCCTTTCCGGGAGGAAGTATCGAACCGGGCGAAACACCCGAACAAGCCGCGATCCGCGAGCTCAAGGAAGAAACGGCGCTCGATGCAAGGGCGCTATCGCACGTCATTACTGTAGATCTGGCGCTTGAGGGAAAGGCATATGACAAGAGCTATTATCTGTCTGTGTTCCGGGCCATCGAAGTTTCGGGGCAGGAAATTGCCGGAGACGACGCCGCATCCATTCACTGGCTGACGATAGAAGAAATGGCGTCCGCAAAGGTGACGGACAGTACCCTCGATGTCGCCCGCACGGTGGCGGAAAATGAAGACGAGCGCTTGGATATTAATCCTGTTTAGCGATCTGCCTTGAAGAGGCCCCGATTTATAGCAATAGCTCATTTTCAGGTGAGAGGTTTTCGATTGAAAAGCATTCCGTTTTTTCGACCGGCTATCTGCTTCTCGATCGCTTTGTGGGTCGGGGTGGCATCTCCGGCTTTGGCTCAGGACGCGCCCTATGAAGGGAAGATGTTGCGGCTCGCCGAAATTCTCGGCTCGCTTCACTATCTGCGCAATCTGTGTGGCGAAGCTGGTAGCGAATGGCGCGATCGGATGGATGCGATTGTGACGGCGGAAAAGCCTTCCGAAGCCGAACGGGTGCGGCTCATTTCGAGCTTCAACCACGGGTATCGCGTGTTCAGCGACAATTATACCCGTTGCACCCCTTCGGCGCTTGCGGCGATTGATCGCTACATGAAGGAAGGCGAGGACTTGTCGAACGAGATCATCTCGCGCTATGGAAATTAACCAATCATTCACTCTTGTGCGGATTGACAGGATTAGTTCGTTCAAATCCGTGATAATCTGTTAACACTGTCTTAAGAAGGCAGTCACGTTGCCAGATGGTTGAGCTCCCGCGAAACGGTGAGACACCGACAGTGCAACAGAAAGGCGAAAGCCAGGATGAAGTCTATGGAACATGCACCGGCCGATCTGGACGAAATGATTGCGCGCGAGAAGAAACTCGTCGCAATCGAATATCATAACGAGGCCTGGGCAGACGGTATCTCTGAAGGTATCGAACCGGAAATCCTTGCCGAAGCAGCCTTTACGACCGCGCTTACTGAACTGATCCGTGAAGCGGGCGACGATTGTGCGCTGGAGCTGATTGAGAAAATGCGCGAACAGATTGTAGCGGGAACCTTCCTGCCGCAGCGCATTCTTCAATAGCATCGATAGAGCGCCGGTCGCGGGACCAGACCGGCGTAGCAGTTCCCTCCCGGCGTCCCTCTTCTTGCGCCAAATGTCATTCCCGATCAGGAACTTCGCCTCGCCCCGAGCTTTATTGGCCGGGATAATCCTTGCCTGCGGCATTGCCTTGCCCGCAGCTGCGGCAAGCTCTTTTGACCTCGCGCTGGCGGACCAGTCGGACTTCCTGCAACGCCCCGGCGGCCGTGCGGTGACGGATGAAAGCGACAGCTCCTCCCCTATTCCCCTGCCTGGCGCGCTTCCTCGCGCAATACCAAGAGTGTCGCCCGGCCATGAGCCTGCCCCGGCGACATCCTCCAAGCCCATGCCGGAAATCCATCGCGATTTCGACAAGCTGCCTGAGCCTGTGAGGCTGACGCGGGAGCGTATGCTGGAAGCAGCCCGTTCCGGTGACATCGAGAAATTGCGACCGCTCCTCGGCGTTGAGGACAAGGTCACCCAGCTATCATTGGAAGATCACGAGGAAGATGTTATCGATTTCCTCAAATCGCTGTCGGGCGACGAAGCAGGCCGTGAAGTTCTGGCAATCATCGTCGATCTACTGGATACGGGCTATGTGCACCTGAATGCAGGCAAGGACGACGAGGTGTATGTCTGGCCTTATTTCTACGCCATGCCCCTCGACAGACTGACACCGCCGCAGATCGTGGAGCTTTTCGAAATCGTCACCGCCGGTGATTTCGAGGATATGAAGAAAGCAGGCGGCTATATCTTCTACAGTATCGGCATCGGGCCGGACGGTAGCTGGCGCTTTTTCACTGCGGGCGAATGATCAGACCGCAATGCGAATCCGGCTCGGCGGCTCCTTATAGATGCGCTGCCAGACCCGGCGAAACTGCCGTGCGGAAGCAAAGCCGGCCTGCGCCGCAACATTCTCGATGTCGAGTTCGGAATTCAAAAGCATCTCTCGCGCAAGGCTGATCTTGAGACGATTGACATAGTCGGTCACCGTCATTCCGGCATATTCATTGAAAAGACGCGAGAAGTTGCGCGGGCTTGCCCCACCGATATCCGCCAGTCGCTCCACCGACCAGTCCGCCGCCGGATCGTGCGCGATGGCATCCTGTGCGCGATGCACGACCGGGTTCATATGATTTCGCCCCTCAAGCCAGGGCGATAGCTGCGGGTCATTGCCGCTGCGCCGCAAATAAACGACCAGATAACGCGCAACCGCCAGCGCCGTGGCGTGATCGGTCAGTCCGGCAACAACGTGCAGCATCAGATCGATGCCTGCGGTGATGCCCGCGCTCGTCAGCCTTTCACCATCTTCAACGAACAGCCTGTTTTCATACACGCGCGCGGCAGGGGCCAGCCGTTCAAGTTCGCCAAGCGTCAAATGGTGCGTGGTGCAGGAATAGCCGTCGAGTAATCCCGCGCGTGCTGCGAGCAACGCACCGGAACAGATCGTCACCAGCCGCACACCGGGACGCACCGCCCGGCGAAGCCATAAAACGATTTCCTTTTCCAGAACGGTATCCGCGTTTCTGTCGAACTCCACATTTCCGAGCGGAATGTCAGCCGCGCCCGAAACAATGACCAGTGCGTCATGTGGCAGGGCCTCCGGCAAAGGTTCCACCCCCGCCACCGACAGGCCGATGGAACTGAGCGCGGTCGAGGCTGGCCCTACGTAGCGAACGTCGAAACGCAC from Brucella anthropi ATCC 49188 includes the following:
- a CDS encoding GFA family protein yields the protein MTLDNKPIYTGGCQCGAVRFRVDGAMGSASICHCRMCQKAFGNFYAPLVSVSDAKLEWTRNEPKRFRSSNHVQRGFCPECGTPLTYEAPDGIALAIGAFDAPEEIEPTVQWGVEKRLPYVAELANLPGYTTERDPESIEFVRTMISYQHPDYDTESWPQQQG
- the cysS gene encoding cysteine--tRNA ligase, whose translation is MAYAPQLRLYNTLTRMKEEFSPLDADNVRMYVCGPTVYDFAHIGNARPVIVFDVLFRLLRHVYGAEHVTYARNITDVDDKINARAARDYPDLAFNEAIRRVTESTNAQFQADVTALGNLQPSVQPRATEHMDEMRAMIDRLVKLGVAYVAEDHVLFSPSAMNERKGPRYGALARRSLDEMLAGARVDVASYKRDEMDFVLWKPSKEGEPGWSSPAGIAVLGRPGWHIECSAMSMAKLLEPFGGGLKCDDPLKNQFDIHGGGIDLVFPHHENEIAQSCCAFGTERMANIWMHNGFLQVEGQKMSKSLGNFITIRDVLNEGLPQLGVWDDVDARDRWIGLAARLSMLQTHYREPINWTAQRLAESADELHRWYGLLRDRKFTVPETLTAVGEVVEALSDDLNSWTAITALRKAFKARDITGLGEGMALLGLLDPHFVMAEDIPVFAKAEVDHQAIEARIAERLRFINEKNWAEADRIRDELLQEGVQLKDGKDPATGERTTSWDVVG
- a CDS encoding SOS response-associated peptidase; this translates as MCGRFSLTASREELEAFAAALIAEDFPPRYNIAPTQPILTILGGETPPPGSNRPDRVGLLVRWGFVPSWVKDPNDWPLMFNIRSETAAEKNSFRAALNHRRALIPASGFYEWRREGKNKAQAYWVRPRKGGIVAFGGLIETWSSADGSQIDTGGILTTSANGLLRPIHERMPVVVQPEDFARWLDCKRFLPREVADIMRPAQDDFFEAIPVSDKVNKVANTTPDLQERVEEQVPSEHAKPKRKNKPESDDGNGGQLSMF
- a CDS encoding NUDIX hydrolase; the protein is MKTVPVVPIPLKIHGVSLICRREGRFLLVERGKEPWKGWLAFPGGSIEPGETPEQAAIRELKEETALDARALSHVITVDLALEGKAYDKSYYLSVFRAIEVSGQEIAGDDAASIHWLTIEEMASAKVTDSTLDVARTVAENEDERLDINPV
- a CDS encoding TIGR02301 family protein, encoding MPFFRPAICFSIALWVGVASPALAQDAPYEGKMLRLAEILGSLHYLRNLCGEAGSEWRDRMDAIVTAEKPSEAERVRLISSFNHGYRVFSDNYTRCTPSALAAIDRYMKEGEDLSNEIISRYGN
- a CDS encoding GlxA family transcriptional regulator, encoding MSDQEDIVRVVPVYVVIPPRVLLLDVAGPLEVLRKANLEQHKVRFDVRYVGPASTALSSIGLSVAGVEPLPEALPHDALVIVSGAADIPLGNVEFDRNADTVLEKEIVLWLRRAVRPGVRLVTICSGALLAARAGLLDGYSCTTHHLTLGELERLAPAARVYENRLFVEDGERLTSAGITAGIDLMLHVVAGLTDHATALAVARYLVVYLRRSGNDPQLSPWLEGRNHMNPVVHRAQDAIAHDPAADWSVERLADIGGASPRNFSRLFNEYAGMTVTDYVNRLKISLAREMLLNSELDIENVAAQAGFASARQFRRVWQRIYKEPPSRIRIAV